A window of the Triticum urartu cultivar G1812 unplaced genomic scaffold, Tu2.1 TuUngrouped_contig_6055, whole genome shotgun sequence genome harbors these coding sequences:
- the LOC125530081 gene encoding uncharacterized protein LOC125530081 isoform X1 yields the protein MPPAPARSCCWSYSDRLRCTATDMSLAIMSQVLPSANGVLASYTFMMSPKVGSSGSLEKNMVLPFIKDIQKFICTKTPALPETSFELLREVIPDFASMVPPSPVQQGGKNNGNDQSFCSISPDHVNTERHGCHTDSSDFQRQKDPMERTPDLHEPSRLYNRCYDRPQEDTIGVSVRSAQTSPSKDSRKMSITTEPASASCSAALLRSNTELMSKQDAVETTMSQEKSPTTILQQESCGDKYRNPCHDNDGERPHGDDTNIHLSKNLSHEGLTMQAMVAPDSDRTNALWTNTFETNHLPEFVAADVTGVMTELHGRKTQRNSLQHDSGETAVQVLDEGSARIQLVEKGPGHNELNLQTAGVVPSVSCNRAVQGDKSETNLQQENATGHSKIFEKNGVKAHLEVSCADKANPALLDDVNILENNTSGGRQTALDSPCCNVPSSSQDKDANGSIKGLTEQDLCIKCGKDGQLLKCSSCSLAAHDGCFGSPVTFDASGQFHCPVCFYTKATEAYQKAKKAYLEARKNLSAFLGTKQFPKLDEQSTGKQQIATNSKDHLNECNTSKRQGNHQSEADNLSHMDEEPSLQRNKQRTNDTSVACPEDQLNGCNTSERQGNHQSEADNLSHKDEEPGEQRKKQKTNDTSDACPEEDQLNGCNTSKRQGNNKSNAYNLSHKDLEPGQQRKKQKTNATSDACCEEVITEKASFGLNSNIAPNKDSVLQNKRKQVHVTEHEQSVENAEAHEDGNGNSFCEPQHSSQNRCSPVVSQNVEADKHVSLTTSHECESSDEIEATSSNDSGKQLSPLWRNMRHHKAKFQEKETVVSKNSKKALGCQDQHMPSPSRKRKYAPPKRYCNPVAPAGRRSKLCWTEEEEQALRDAMLKFTPKDDELIPWIQILEYGRNVFHKARLPSDLRVKWRNMKKKSES from the exons GCTTCGCTGTACAGCAACTGATATGTCCCTAGCAATTATGTCTCAAGTCCTGCCAAGTGCCAATGGTGTTCTAGCTAGTTATACATTTATGATGTCCCCAAAG GTTGGTAGTTCAGGAAGCCTGGAGAAAAATATGGTTCTGCCTTTTATCAAGGATATCCAAAAGTTTATATGTACCAAAACACCGGCTTTACCAGAAACTTCTTTTGAGTTG CTTAGAGAAGTGATCCCAGATTTCGCATCTATGGTCCCACCGTCCCCAGTGCAGCAGggtggcaagaacaatggcaatGACCAGTCGTTCTGCAGCATCAGCCCTGATCATGTAAACACAGAGAGGCATGGGTGCCATACAGATAGTTCTGATTTTCAGCGACAGAAGGATCCTATGGAGCGAACTCCAGATTTGCATGAACCATCTAGGCTGTACAATAGGTGTTACGATCGCCCTCAAGAAGATACCATTGGTGTCAGTGTCAGGTCCGCACaaacgagtccaagtaaagataGTAGAAAAATGTCCATTACAACTGAGCCTGCTTCAGCTAGCTGCAGTGCTGCTTTGCTCCGAAGTAATACTGAACTTATGTCAAAGCAGGATGCGGTGGAGACTACCATGTCCCAAGAAAAGAGTCCTACTACCATTCTTCAGCAAGAATCCTGTGGAGACAAGTACAGAAATCCATGCCACGATAATGATGGAGAGAGACCACATGGTGATGACACCAACATTCATTTATCAAAGAATCTCAGTCATGAAGGATTGACCATGCAGGCTATGGTGGCTCCAGATTCTGACAGAACTAATGCTTTATGGACAAATACATTTGAAACGAATCACTTGCCTGAGTTTGTTGCTGCAGATGTTACAGGCGTGATGACAGAATTACATGGCAGAAAAACCCAAAGGAATTCACTGCAACATGACAGTGGCGAGACAGCAGTTCAAGTTCTGGATGAGGGTAGTGCCAGGATTCAGCTAGTGGAAAAGGGTCCTGGTCATAATGAACTGAATCTGCAAACTGCTGGTGTTGTACCTTCTGTAAGCTGCAACAGGGCTGTTCAAGGAGATAAATCTGAAACCAACCTTCAACAAGAGAATGCTACAGGGCATTCTAAAATATTTGAGAAGAATGGCGTTAAGGCTCATCTCGAGGTCAGTTGTGCTGACAAAGCTAATCCAGCACTACTTGATGATGTCAACATCTTGGAAAATAATACATCCGGTGGTAGGCAGACTGCTCTAGATTCTCCTTGCTGCAATGTGCCGTCCTCTAGTCAGGATAAAGATGCCAATGGTTCCATCAAGGGCCTTACGGAGCAAGATTTGTGCATAAAATGTGGTAAAGATGGACAGTTGCTGAAATGTAGCAGCTGCTCATTAGCCGCCCATGATGGCTGTTTTGGTTCACCAGTGACTTTTGATGCTTCTGGCCAGTTTCATTGCCCTGTATGCTTCTATACTAAAGCTACCGAAGCATATCAAAAGGCTAAAAAAGCATATTTGGAAGCTAGGAAGAACCTATCTGCTTTCCTTGGCACAAAGCAATTCCCAAAGCTAGATGAACAATCTACTGGAAAACAACAAATAGCTACCAACAGCAAGGATCACTTGAATGAGTGTAATACATCCAAAAGGCAAGGTAACCATCAATCTGAAGCGGATAATCTTTCTCATATGGATGAAGAACCTAGTCTGCAGAGGAATAAGCAGAGAACAAATGATACAAGTGTTGCGTGTCCTGAGGATCAGTTGAATGGGTGTAATACATCCGAAAGGCAAGGTAACCATCAGTCTGAAGCTGACAACCTTTCTCATAAGGATGAAGAACCTGGTGAGCAGAGGAAGAAGCAGAAAACAAATGATACAAGTGATGCATGTCCTGAGGAGGATCAGTTGAATGGGTGTAATACTTCCAAAAGGCAAGGTAACAATAAGTCTAATGCATATAACCTTTCTCATAAGGATTTAGAACCTGGTCAGCAGAGGAAGAAGCAGAAGACAAATGCGACAAGTGATGCTTGTTGTGAGGAGGTAATCACTGAAAAGGCATCTTTTGGTCTGAATTCTAATATTGCACCAAATAAAGATTCTGTactccaaaataaaagaaaacaagtTCATGTTACAGAGCATGAGCAGTCTGTGGAAAATgcagaagcccatgaagatggtAACGGCAATTCATTTTGTGAACCGCAACATTCATCTCAGAACAGATGTAGTCCTGTTGTCAGTCAGAATGTTGAGGCTGATAAACATGTCAGTCTTACAACTTCTCATGAGTGTGAAAGTTCCGATGAAATAGAAGCTACGTCTTCAAATGATTCTGGCAAGCAGTTGTCACCCCTTTGGCGAAACATGAGACACCACAAAGCAAAATTTCAAGAAAAGGAGACTGTAGtatcaaaaaattctaaaaaggCATTGGGATGCCAGGATCAGCACATGCCTTCACCATCAAGAAAACGGAAGTATGCACCACCCAAGCGTTA
- the LOC125530081 gene encoding uncharacterized protein LOC125530081 isoform X2 produces the protein MPPAPARSCCWSYSDRLRCTATDMSLAIMSQVLPSANGVLASYTFMMSPKVGSSGSLEKNMVLPFIKDIQKFICTKTPALPETSFELLREVIPDFASMVPPSPVQQGGKNNGNDQSFCSISPDHVNTERHGCHTDSSDFQRQKDPMERTPDLHEPSRLYNRCYDRPQEDTIGVSVRSAQTSPSKDSRKMSITTEPASASCSAALLRSNTELMSKQDAVETTMSQEKSPTTILQQESCGDKYRNPCHDNDGERPHGDDTNIHLSKNLSHEGLTMQAMVAPDSDRTNALWTNTFETNHLPEFVAADVTGVMTELHGRKTQRNSLQHDSGETAVQVLDEGSARIQLVEKGPGHNELNLQTAGVVPSVSCNRAVQGDKSETNLQQENATGHSKIFEKNGVKAHLEVSCADKANPALLDDVNILENNTSGGRQTALDSPCCNVPSSSQDKDANGSIKGLTEQDLCIKCGKDGQLLKCSSCSLAAHDGCFGSPVTFDASGQFHCPVCFYTKATEAYQKAKKAYLEARKNLSAFLGTKQFPKLDEQSTGKQQIATNSKDHLNECNTSKRQGNHQSEADNLSHMDEEPSLQRNKQRTNDTSVACPEDQLNGCNTSERQGNHQSEADNLSHKDEEPGEQRKKQKTNDTSDACPEEDQLNGCNTSKRQGNNKSNAYNLSHKDLEPGQQRKKQKTNATSDACCEEVITEKASFGLNSNIAPNKDSVLQNKRKQVHVTEHEQSVENAEAHEDGNGNSFCEPQHSSQNRCSPVVSQNVEADKHVSLTTSHECESSDEIEATSSNDSGKQLSPLWRNMRHHKAKFQEKETVVSKNSKKALGCQDQHMPSPSRKRNCNPVAPAGRRSKLCWTEEEEQALRDAMLKFTPKDDELIPWIQILEYGRNVFHKARLPSDLRVKWRNMKKKSES, from the exons GCTTCGCTGTACAGCAACTGATATGTCCCTAGCAATTATGTCTCAAGTCCTGCCAAGTGCCAATGGTGTTCTAGCTAGTTATACATTTATGATGTCCCCAAAG GTTGGTAGTTCAGGAAGCCTGGAGAAAAATATGGTTCTGCCTTTTATCAAGGATATCCAAAAGTTTATATGTACCAAAACACCGGCTTTACCAGAAACTTCTTTTGAGTTG CTTAGAGAAGTGATCCCAGATTTCGCATCTATGGTCCCACCGTCCCCAGTGCAGCAGggtggcaagaacaatggcaatGACCAGTCGTTCTGCAGCATCAGCCCTGATCATGTAAACACAGAGAGGCATGGGTGCCATACAGATAGTTCTGATTTTCAGCGACAGAAGGATCCTATGGAGCGAACTCCAGATTTGCATGAACCATCTAGGCTGTACAATAGGTGTTACGATCGCCCTCAAGAAGATACCATTGGTGTCAGTGTCAGGTCCGCACaaacgagtccaagtaaagataGTAGAAAAATGTCCATTACAACTGAGCCTGCTTCAGCTAGCTGCAGTGCTGCTTTGCTCCGAAGTAATACTGAACTTATGTCAAAGCAGGATGCGGTGGAGACTACCATGTCCCAAGAAAAGAGTCCTACTACCATTCTTCAGCAAGAATCCTGTGGAGACAAGTACAGAAATCCATGCCACGATAATGATGGAGAGAGACCACATGGTGATGACACCAACATTCATTTATCAAAGAATCTCAGTCATGAAGGATTGACCATGCAGGCTATGGTGGCTCCAGATTCTGACAGAACTAATGCTTTATGGACAAATACATTTGAAACGAATCACTTGCCTGAGTTTGTTGCTGCAGATGTTACAGGCGTGATGACAGAATTACATGGCAGAAAAACCCAAAGGAATTCACTGCAACATGACAGTGGCGAGACAGCAGTTCAAGTTCTGGATGAGGGTAGTGCCAGGATTCAGCTAGTGGAAAAGGGTCCTGGTCATAATGAACTGAATCTGCAAACTGCTGGTGTTGTACCTTCTGTAAGCTGCAACAGGGCTGTTCAAGGAGATAAATCTGAAACCAACCTTCAACAAGAGAATGCTACAGGGCATTCTAAAATATTTGAGAAGAATGGCGTTAAGGCTCATCTCGAGGTCAGTTGTGCTGACAAAGCTAATCCAGCACTACTTGATGATGTCAACATCTTGGAAAATAATACATCCGGTGGTAGGCAGACTGCTCTAGATTCTCCTTGCTGCAATGTGCCGTCCTCTAGTCAGGATAAAGATGCCAATGGTTCCATCAAGGGCCTTACGGAGCAAGATTTGTGCATAAAATGTGGTAAAGATGGACAGTTGCTGAAATGTAGCAGCTGCTCATTAGCCGCCCATGATGGCTGTTTTGGTTCACCAGTGACTTTTGATGCTTCTGGCCAGTTTCATTGCCCTGTATGCTTCTATACTAAAGCTACCGAAGCATATCAAAAGGCTAAAAAAGCATATTTGGAAGCTAGGAAGAACCTATCTGCTTTCCTTGGCACAAAGCAATTCCCAAAGCTAGATGAACAATCTACTGGAAAACAACAAATAGCTACCAACAGCAAGGATCACTTGAATGAGTGTAATACATCCAAAAGGCAAGGTAACCATCAATCTGAAGCGGATAATCTTTCTCATATGGATGAAGAACCTAGTCTGCAGAGGAATAAGCAGAGAACAAATGATACAAGTGTTGCGTGTCCTGAGGATCAGTTGAATGGGTGTAATACATCCGAAAGGCAAGGTAACCATCAGTCTGAAGCTGACAACCTTTCTCATAAGGATGAAGAACCTGGTGAGCAGAGGAAGAAGCAGAAAACAAATGATACAAGTGATGCATGTCCTGAGGAGGATCAGTTGAATGGGTGTAATACTTCCAAAAGGCAAGGTAACAATAAGTCTAATGCATATAACCTTTCTCATAAGGATTTAGAACCTGGTCAGCAGAGGAAGAAGCAGAAGACAAATGCGACAAGTGATGCTTGTTGTGAGGAGGTAATCACTGAAAAGGCATCTTTTGGTCTGAATTCTAATATTGCACCAAATAAAGATTCTGTactccaaaataaaagaaaacaagtTCATGTTACAGAGCATGAGCAGTCTGTGGAAAATgcagaagcccatgaagatggtAACGGCAATTCATTTTGTGAACCGCAACATTCATCTCAGAACAGATGTAGTCCTGTTGTCAGTCAGAATGTTGAGGCTGATAAACATGTCAGTCTTACAACTTCTCATGAGTGTGAAAGTTCCGATGAAATAGAAGCTACGTCTTCAAATGATTCTGGCAAGCAGTTGTCACCCCTTTGGCGAAACATGAGACACCACAAAGCAAAATTTCAAGAAAAGGAGACTGTAGtatcaaaaaattctaaaaaggCATTGGGATGCCAGGATCAGCACATGCCTTCACCATCAAGAAAACGGAA